A stretch of Anaeromyxobacter dehalogenans 2CP-1 DNA encodes these proteins:
- a CDS encoding type I polyketide synthase, translating to MTLSATLSGVTTSEQRGTPRVPIALIGVGCVLPGAGSVEAFWDAMQAGRDAFEPLAGGAWDWERLGLGRLPAAAQVTGFRPDWRAFRMPPADADAMNPAQLQVLEAGRQALAAVKALPRERTGVWLGATGLGWRPDTGLRVRLDALASAVREAAGEAGVPVAAAEAALASARASLEARLRPASEEPVVNSAGSIAAGRVGMLLDLRGPHAAVDAGFASGLAALDVAARALRDGTVDCALFGAASELLSPAELVALSRMGVLSAGRPRPFDAAADGTLPGEGAVMFAAKRLDDALRDGDRILAVVLGVAGACDGAAASPLAPRPDGLALAIRRAHEEGAVDPATVGFVECHATGTPRGDASELAALAQGYRGVPGPVAIGSAKAQVGHLRGASAAVGMLRTVLALQHGVVPPQAGFSRPHPDLRLEETAFEVPRAPAPLRPRAGCDAARAAVSAVSLGGLAYHAVLAAPSPAPAAAGAWRAPAEAAPLAVIGLGAMLPGAEDVPAFWRALQDGRSSIRDVPASRWDASRYCHPDAARLERSYTRLGGFTDAPALADARWRIPPAAREAVDPAHLLALRVAEEAVADAGLERGAWDRGRTGVFLGFMACQGRKLLAEVRFHLARLAAEVEAAAPAAGLTGAQARALLDAARARVEGELPPLAEDSLPGWLGSVMAARIARRFDLRGPQLTVESACASTLAALQAAVQALRDGTCDTALVGGVWADMQPEFYVGCCRFNALSATGSTPFDARADGFVPGEGAGVLVLRRLADAERDGQRVHALVRAVGASSDGKGKSVFAPSLEGEALAMRRALEAGGIDPALVDYVECHGTGTALGDRTEVEACVRAYGRGRARPLRIGSVKSNIGHLLGAAGAPALLKAVLAVREGLLPPSLEVERPNPAIDFGAGPVEVVTRAERWTAPDGAPRRAGVSGFGLGGTNVHALVEEYRPAAPARVAPVVQPPPVQKAAPAPALAASSLAARPLAIAAAGAEDAAGCAEALERLASALRDAGPEDYLAALRASRRAAAEAPFRAAVVAADPAALAARAAHLSRAVRVGLDLGLLRAQGVHAADARKPAQVAVTFPGQGPQYPNMLRDALAAFPSLGRTLDDADRAYQALCGRPLRPSFFTDRPDAYAQSDEDIHCAVFVVNVALHRLLVRHGLAPRALMGQSAGELAALVAAGAMSLEDGLAVVRERTLSVLALTRDDPGQMVALTCGAERAARFTAGLPGYAALAADNGPGACIVSCDRRAMPELLRRASDEGVEATVLAVSHGYHSQLIAAAQPRYLRLLRTIPFRAPEVEIVSTVTGRSLAEVSPERFPEHLASQFVEPVRLRPAVDALHARGVRLFVECGPKWPLTTFVGQILGDRPHVAHATLHPKVGEVEQLQRALACLFVHGAGVLEEDTAMSTPSRSIPEIRSAPQGAGAAPSPEAMPAYVATLLRGIRDLIDGVLTGTVPEQPALAASVAVAAPAPAPVAAPAGQEPVAVAQAVAAPEPAPAPATAPVAAPAAEPVAAAAPAVGADEVRRALVAEYARRTGYPEEMLDPELDLEAELGIDTVKQVAVLAAVRERLGVPPDPAFKLRDANTIAKATAWLASRVHVAPVVAPVAPTAAPTVAPPPPKVVAAPAPAVSSAPPPPPPNALGRAAPRLTLEAAREQVGAAIVEELVKRTGYPAEMLDADLDLEAELGIDTVKQVAVLAAARERFGLPPDPGFKLRDANTIRKAADALARRLAPADPDGPGGGPRPPGGGAPRPTATPLAVAPHAAAAVATPVVNDARGPAVAASRRLLEALLGAAGEGVREVAHLELRASGEAAPAREPLVDVAHASDGALRLRAILGESEAEATVRVGAPGPAAAAPAEILRAIAPERRGRAASGAELRDALAPVLGAADGVLAWARSDGFMVAAGGADAGDGDEVERLAAALAAASELASFAWLGVTGAPHAVCSVEKVRVHAAPAAGDAFGIHVKMVAPEGGLWRADVTVVAGDALVAELRGVCGRTVATGAAAGPIGEAAERAWRRYSRRVRDGRASEGVA from the coding sequence GTGACGTTATCCGCCACCCTCTCCGGCGTGACCACTTCGGAGCAGCGGGGAACACCCAGGGTCCCGATCGCCCTCATCGGCGTCGGGTGTGTGCTTCCGGGCGCAGGCAGCGTCGAGGCGTTCTGGGACGCGATGCAGGCCGGGCGCGACGCGTTCGAGCCGCTCGCGGGCGGGGCGTGGGACTGGGAGCGGCTCGGGCTCGGCCGGCTCCCGGCCGCGGCCCAGGTGACCGGGTTCCGGCCCGACTGGCGCGCCTTCCGGATGCCGCCGGCCGACGCCGACGCGATGAACCCCGCGCAACTCCAGGTGCTGGAGGCGGGGCGCCAGGCGCTGGCCGCGGTGAAGGCGCTGCCGCGCGAGCGCACCGGCGTGTGGCTCGGCGCGACGGGCCTCGGCTGGCGGCCGGACACCGGGCTCCGCGTCCGGCTCGACGCGCTCGCGTCGGCGGTGCGCGAGGCCGCCGGCGAGGCGGGCGTGCCCGTCGCGGCGGCCGAGGCGGCGCTCGCGTCGGCGCGCGCCTCGCTGGAGGCCCGGCTGCGGCCGGCCAGCGAGGAGCCGGTGGTGAACTCGGCCGGCAGCATCGCGGCCGGGCGCGTGGGCATGCTGCTCGACCTGCGCGGGCCGCACGCCGCGGTGGACGCCGGCTTCGCCTCGGGGCTGGCCGCGCTCGACGTGGCGGCGCGCGCGCTGCGCGACGGGACGGTGGACTGCGCGCTGTTCGGCGCCGCGAGCGAGCTCCTCTCGCCGGCCGAGCTGGTGGCGCTCTCGCGCATGGGCGTGCTCTCCGCCGGCCGGCCGCGCCCGTTCGACGCCGCCGCCGACGGGACGCTGCCCGGCGAGGGCGCGGTCATGTTCGCCGCCAAGCGGCTCGACGACGCGCTCCGTGACGGCGATCGCATCCTGGCGGTGGTGCTCGGCGTGGCCGGCGCCTGCGACGGCGCCGCGGCCTCGCCGCTCGCGCCGCGCCCGGACGGCCTCGCGCTCGCGATCCGGCGGGCGCACGAGGAGGGCGCGGTCGATCCCGCCACGGTCGGCTTCGTGGAGTGCCACGCCACCGGCACGCCGCGCGGCGACGCGAGCGAGCTCGCCGCGCTCGCGCAGGGCTATCGCGGCGTCCCCGGGCCGGTCGCCATCGGCTCGGCCAAGGCGCAGGTCGGCCACCTGCGCGGCGCGAGCGCCGCGGTGGGCATGCTGCGCACGGTGCTGGCGCTGCAGCACGGGGTGGTCCCGCCGCAGGCCGGGTTCTCCCGCCCGCACCCGGACCTCCGCCTCGAGGAGACCGCGTTCGAGGTGCCGCGCGCGCCCGCGCCGCTCCGGCCGCGCGCCGGCTGCGACGCCGCGCGCGCCGCGGTGAGCGCGGTGTCGCTGGGCGGCCTCGCCTACCACGCGGTGCTGGCGGCCCCTTCGCCCGCGCCCGCGGCCGCCGGGGCGTGGCGCGCACCGGCAGAGGCCGCGCCGCTGGCGGTGATCGGCCTGGGCGCGATGCTCCCCGGCGCCGAGGACGTGCCGGCGTTCTGGCGCGCGCTGCAGGACGGGCGGTCGTCGATCCGCGACGTCCCGGCGAGCCGCTGGGACGCGTCGCGCTATTGCCACCCCGACGCCGCGCGGCTGGAGCGCAGCTACACGCGCCTGGGCGGCTTCACCGACGCGCCCGCGCTCGCCGACGCGCGCTGGCGCATCCCGCCCGCCGCGCGCGAGGCGGTGGACCCGGCGCACCTCCTCGCGCTGCGCGTGGCCGAGGAGGCGGTGGCCGACGCCGGCCTCGAGCGCGGCGCCTGGGATCGCGGCCGCACCGGCGTGTTCCTCGGCTTCATGGCGTGCCAGGGGCGCAAGCTCCTCGCCGAGGTGCGCTTCCACCTGGCGCGCCTCGCCGCCGAGGTGGAGGCCGCGGCGCCGGCCGCCGGGCTCACCGGCGCGCAGGCCAGGGCGCTGCTCGACGCCGCGCGGGCGCGGGTGGAGGGCGAGCTGCCCCCGCTCGCGGAGGACTCGCTGCCCGGGTGGCTCGGCAGCGTCATGGCCGCGCGCATCGCGCGCCGCTTCGACCTGCGCGGCCCGCAGCTCACCGTCGAGTCGGCCTGCGCCTCGACGCTCGCCGCGCTCCAGGCAGCGGTGCAGGCGCTCCGCGACGGCACCTGCGACACGGCGCTGGTGGGCGGCGTGTGGGCCGACATGCAGCCCGAGTTCTACGTGGGCTGCTGCCGCTTCAACGCGCTCTCCGCCACCGGGAGCACGCCGTTCGACGCGCGCGCCGACGGGTTCGTGCCGGGCGAGGGCGCGGGCGTCCTGGTGCTGCGCCGCCTCGCCGACGCCGAGCGCGACGGGCAGCGCGTCCACGCGCTCGTCCGCGCGGTGGGCGCGTCCAGCGACGGCAAGGGCAAGTCGGTGTTCGCGCCGTCGCTGGAAGGCGAGGCGCTCGCCATGCGGCGCGCGCTGGAGGCGGGCGGGATCGATCCCGCGCTGGTGGACTACGTGGAGTGCCACGGCACCGGCACCGCCCTCGGCGACCGGACCGAGGTGGAGGCCTGCGTGCGCGCGTACGGGCGCGGACGGGCCCGGCCGCTCCGCATCGGCTCGGTGAAGTCCAACATCGGCCACCTGCTCGGCGCGGCCGGCGCCCCGGCGCTGCTGAAGGCGGTGCTGGCCGTGCGCGAGGGCCTGCTGCCGCCGTCGCTCGAGGTCGAGCGGCCCAACCCGGCCATCGACTTCGGCGCCGGCCCGGTCGAGGTGGTCACGCGCGCCGAGCGCTGGACCGCGCCCGACGGCGCGCCCCGGCGGGCAGGCGTGTCCGGCTTCGGCCTGGGCGGCACGAACGTGCACGCGCTGGTGGAGGAGTACCGCCCCGCCGCGCCGGCCCGCGTCGCCCCGGTCGTGCAGCCTCCTCCGGTCCAGAAGGCGGCCCCGGCCCCGGCGCTCGCCGCCTCGTCCCTCGCGGCGCGGCCGCTCGCCATCGCCGCCGCGGGCGCGGAGGACGCGGCCGGCTGCGCCGAGGCGCTGGAGCGGCTCGCGAGCGCGCTCCGCGACGCGGGCCCCGAGGACTACCTCGCGGCGCTCCGGGCCTCGCGCCGGGCGGCGGCGGAGGCGCCGTTCCGGGCCGCGGTGGTGGCGGCGGATCCCGCGGCGCTCGCCGCGCGCGCCGCGCACCTCTCCCGCGCGGTGCGCGTCGGGCTCGACCTCGGGCTGCTCCGGGCCCAGGGCGTGCACGCGGCGGATGCGCGGAAACCGGCGCAGGTGGCGGTGACGTTCCCGGGCCAGGGGCCGCAGTACCCGAACATGCTCCGCGACGCGCTCGCCGCGTTCCCGTCGCTGGGCCGGACGCTCGACGACGCCGACCGCGCCTACCAGGCGCTGTGCGGGCGCCCGCTGCGGCCGTCGTTCTTCACCGACCGGCCGGACGCCTACGCGCAGAGCGACGAGGACATCCACTGCGCGGTGTTCGTGGTGAACGTGGCGCTGCACCGGCTGCTCGTGCGCCACGGCCTCGCGCCGCGCGCGCTCATGGGCCAGAGCGCGGGCGAGCTGGCCGCGCTGGTGGCGGCCGGCGCCATGTCGCTCGAGGACGGGCTCGCGGTGGTCCGCGAGCGGACGCTCTCGGTGCTGGCGCTCACCCGCGACGACCCCGGCCAGATGGTCGCGCTCACCTGCGGCGCCGAGCGGGCCGCGCGGTTCACGGCCGGGCTCCCCGGCTACGCCGCGCTCGCCGCCGACAACGGGCCCGGCGCCTGCATCGTCTCCTGCGACCGCCGCGCCATGCCCGAGCTGCTCCGCCGGGCGTCGGACGAGGGCGTCGAGGCGACCGTGCTGGCGGTCTCGCACGGCTACCACTCGCAGCTCATCGCCGCGGCGCAGCCGCGCTACCTGCGCCTGCTCCGCACCATCCCGTTCCGCGCGCCGGAGGTGGAGATCGTCTCCACCGTCACCGGGCGGAGCCTCGCCGAGGTCTCGCCGGAGCGCTTTCCCGAGCACCTCGCCAGCCAGTTCGTCGAGCCGGTGCGGCTCCGGCCGGCGGTGGACGCGCTCCACGCGCGCGGCGTGCGGCTCTTCGTGGAGTGCGGGCCCAAGTGGCCGCTCACCACCTTCGTCGGGCAGATCCTCGGGGATCGCCCGCACGTCGCGCACGCCACGCTCCACCCGAAGGTCGGCGAGGTCGAGCAGCTCCAGCGCGCGCTCGCCTGCCTGTTCGTCCACGGCGCTGGAGTCCTGGAGGAGGACACTGCGATGAGCACCCCGTCCCGCAGCATTCCCGAGATCCGCTCCGCGCCGCAGGGCGCGGGCGCGGCCCCGTCGCCGGAGGCGATGCCGGCCTACGTGGCGACGCTGCTGCGCGGGATCCGCGACCTCATCGACGGCGTGCTCACCGGGACCGTGCCGGAGCAGCCGGCGCTCGCGGCGTCCGTCGCCGTCGCCGCCCCAGCGCCCGCGCCGGTCGCAGCGCCGGCCGGGCAGGAGCCGGTCGCGGTCGCCCAGGCGGTGGCCGCACCCGAGCCCGCTCCCGCACCGGCCACCGCTCCCGTGGCCGCGCCCGCCGCCGAGCCGGTGGCCGCCGCGGCGCCCGCGGTCGGCGCCGACGAGGTCCGACGCGCGCTCGTCGCGGAGTACGCCCGGCGCACCGGCTACCCCGAGGAGATGCTCGACCCCGAGCTGGACCTGGAGGCCGAGCTCGGCATCGACACGGTGAAGCAGGTGGCGGTGCTGGCCGCGGTCCGCGAGCGCCTCGGCGTGCCGCCGGATCCGGCGTTCAAGCTCCGCGACGCGAACACCATCGCGAAGGCGACCGCGTGGCTCGCCAGCCGCGTCCATGTGGCGCCCGTCGTCGCGCCCGTCGCCCCGACCGCTGCCCCGACCGTTGCCCCGCCCCCGCCGAAGGTCGTCGCCGCGCCGGCGCCTGCGGTCTCCTCGGCGCCCCCGCCGCCACCCCCGAACGCGCTCGGCCGCGCCGCCCCTCGCCTCACGCTCGAGGCTGCCCGCGAGCAGGTGGGCGCCGCCATCGTGGAGGAGCTGGTGAAGCGGACGGGCTACCCGGCGGAGATGCTCGACGCCGACCTCGACCTCGAGGCCGAGCTGGGCATCGACACGGTGAAGCAGGTGGCGGTGCTCGCCGCCGCGCGCGAGCGCTTCGGCCTGCCGCCCGATCCCGGCTTCAAGCTCCGCGACGCGAACACCATCCGCAAGGCGGCCGACGCGCTCGCCCGCCGGCTCGCGCCCGCCGATCCGGACGGTCCCGGCGGCGGCCCCCGCCCGCCCGGCGGCGGCGCCCCCCGGCCCACCGCCACGCCGCTCGCCGTGGCCCCGCACGCCGCGGCCGCCGTCGCTACACCGGTGGTGAATGACGCGCGCGGGCCGGCGGTGGCCGCCTCGCGTCGCCTGCTGGAGGCGCTGCTCGGCGCGGCCGGCGAGGGCGTCCGCGAGGTCGCCCACCTGGAGCTGCGCGCCTCCGGCGAGGCGGCGCCGGCGCGCGAGCCGCTCGTCGACGTGGCGCACGCCAGCGACGGCGCGCTCCGGCTGCGCGCCATCCTGGGCGAGAGCGAGGCCGAGGCCACGGTGCGGGTGGGCGCGCCCGGGCCGGCCGCCGCGGCGCCCGCCGAGATCCTGCGCGCCATCGCGCCGGAGCGGCGCGGCCGGGCCGCGAGCGGGGCGGAGCTGCGCGACGCGCTCGCGCCGGTCCTCGGCGCGGCCGACGGCGTGCTCGCCTGGGCGCGCTCCGACGGCTTCATGGTCGCGGCCGGCGGGGCCGACGCGGGCGACGGCGACGAGGTGGAGCGGCTGGCGGCCGCGCTCGCCGCGGCGAGCGAGCTCGCGTCGTTCGCCTGGCTCGGGGTGACCGGGGCGCCGCACGCGGTCTGCTCGGTGGAGAAGGTGCGCGTGCACGCGGCGCCCGCGGCCGGCGACGCGTTCGGGATCCACGTGAAGATGGTCGCGCCGGAGGGCGGGCTGTGGCGCGCCGACGTGACGGTGGTGGCGGGGGACGCGCTGGTGGCCGAGCTGCGCGGCGTGTGCGGCCGAACGGTCGCGACCGGCGCCGCCGCCGGCCCCATCGGCGAGGCGGCCGAGCGCGCCTGGCGGCGCTACAGCCGGCGCGTCCGCGACGGGCGGGCCAGCGAGGGCGTGGCGTGA
- a CDS encoding VOC family protein, whose amino-acid sequence MSTAINWFELPAIDFDRARSFYEAVLGTELKVDTSGRMPMAFFPYSEGKGTGGAIVKSEHARPGTDGPIVYLDTRGSLERCLRRVEAAGGKVIVPVTDIGPHGRFAILIDSEGNRVGLHEPRAATSAASAAA is encoded by the coding sequence ATGAGCACCGCGATCAACTGGTTCGAGCTGCCCGCGATCGACTTCGACCGCGCCCGCAGCTTCTACGAGGCCGTCCTGGGGACCGAGCTGAAGGTGGACACCAGCGGCCGGATGCCGATGGCGTTCTTCCCGTACTCGGAGGGGAAGGGCACCGGCGGCGCCATCGTGAAGAGCGAGCACGCACGGCCCGGGACGGACGGCCCCATCGTGTACCTCGATACCCGCGGCTCGCTCGAGCGCTGCCTCCGCCGGGTCGAGGCCGCGGGCGGGAAGGTGATCGTGCCGGTCACCGACATCGGCCCGCACGGCCGCTTCGCGATCCTGATCGACAGCGAGGGGAACCGCGTCGGCCTCCACGAGCCCAGGGCAGCGACGTCCGCCGCGTCCGCGGCCGCGTGA
- a CDS encoding helix-turn-helix transcriptional regulator, translating into MDRQARLFAIAEYLRGRRTGVTAAQIAERFGVTLRTVYRDLDALRSADLPLRAEQGRGGGYALDRHYALPPINLSAREAAVLVALGAYAARMRLLPFAETLEAALDKVRGALSASAQRELLKVLDGLQFVGVPALPSPAAVRRAVEEAWFGGTALRVRYRRADESTSERTVKVAGVIMERHATLVHCVDVDTGEARHYRLDRIDVATPVTSAPASPGGGRR; encoded by the coding sequence ATGGACCGCCAGGCCCGCCTGTTCGCCATCGCCGAGTACCTGCGCGGCCGCCGCACCGGCGTGACCGCCGCGCAGATCGCCGAACGTTTCGGGGTGACGCTCCGCACCGTCTACCGGGACCTCGACGCGCTCCGCTCGGCCGATCTGCCGCTCCGCGCCGAGCAAGGGCGCGGCGGCGGCTACGCGCTCGACCGGCACTACGCGCTGCCGCCCATCAACCTGAGCGCGCGCGAGGCGGCGGTGCTCGTCGCGCTCGGCGCCTACGCGGCGCGCATGCGCCTGCTGCCGTTCGCCGAGACGCTGGAGGCGGCGCTCGACAAGGTGCGCGGGGCGCTGTCCGCCTCGGCGCAGCGCGAGCTCCTGAAGGTGCTCGACGGACTGCAGTTCGTGGGCGTGCCGGCCCTGCCCTCGCCGGCGGCCGTGCGGCGCGCCGTGGAGGAGGCGTGGTTCGGCGGGACGGCGCTGCGGGTTCGCTACCGCCGCGCCGACGAGAGCACCAGCGAGCGCACCGTGAAGGTGGCCGGTGTGATCATGGAGCGCCACGCCACGCTGGTGCACTGCGTGGACGTGGACACCGGCGAGGCGCGCCACTACCGGCTCGACCGCATCGACGTGGCGACCCCGGTGACCTCCGCGCCCGCGAGTCCGGGCGGCGGGCGCCGGTGA
- a CDS encoding phosphate-starvation-inducible PsiE family protein, which yields MNKQAREWVSVGITWVQDFIYVALGILLTLACAALLFHGGVDLLGALGRDLDLQIIVQLLDRILLAMMIVELLYTVKVSFRDHLLVPEPFLLVALIAAIRRILVITAEFGAQSPTSDEKFRHVMSELGLLTVLILVLVGSVVILRRRDSAEAPR from the coding sequence TTGAACAAGCAGGCGCGGGAATGGGTCTCGGTCGGGATCACCTGGGTCCAGGACTTCATCTACGTCGCGCTGGGCATCCTGCTGACGCTGGCCTGCGCGGCGCTGCTCTTCCACGGAGGCGTGGACCTGCTCGGCGCGCTGGGCCGCGACCTCGACCTGCAGATCATCGTGCAGCTCCTCGACCGGATCCTGCTCGCGATGATGATCGTCGAGCTCCTCTACACGGTGAAGGTGTCGTTCCGCGACCACCTGCTCGTTCCGGAGCCGTTCCTGCTCGTCGCGCTCATCGCCGCGATCCGGCGCATCCTCGTCATCACCGCGGAATTCGGCGCGCAGTCGCCCACCAGCGACGAGAAGTTCCGGCACGTCATGAGCGAGCTGGGCCTGCTCACCGTGCTCATCCTGGTGCTGGTCGGCTCGGTGGTGATCCTGCGCCGGCGCGACTCCGCCGAGGCGCCGCGCTGA
- a CDS encoding malate synthase yields MIRADILDQFPDLFGRKRVNGRELDVDATIETLTRELEPDIEAALTARGALLRSPEPVATKYAWPHWNEAFEDPVGGSAWTFRQIVQGMIDNFLGKESPLRWRLNDEVPIPEHVHPSRNPGLELTGPWHPLDMAFNALNSPAPMNMPDFEDASPPHFRPDGAPAREPVGVFAALKNAKDIFEGRWSDRAYEVEKKGKVRSYRITTPQAKWPTRLARPPSLHVRYDHVTVDGRPAPGLVVVATLWTLNGYDPLTRVGSGAYFYIPKLQTPREALIVERLLSRLEGMIGVPAGTLKAKMLYEEGNAGRQLPAIVWTLRRRLLGTNVGRWDYLGSLIEMWKDDPQGVFPDPQTVGMATPGMLAYQRYNALLMLMAGMKDGELTHAAPIGGMAAVMIYQGGDPYGRARYNPLALRAMVIDKLRERLLGLFFVPDAPLRPGELPTLDAILSGKVRGTLHDAYRQSWVASPEPEYVGAGNGPLRARVGALQELLDAPVELVDAGGKPVPTVASGLSDAERAVFHARGLVDANGRITPFVLAREHVDAPEKLLDRARWEAIYRVPEGDVTIEHVQHAFYMAANYGFQILNGNFAAAIDDYELKLRFMNDLATYRINVSWLWALLRHQAPVTKDGHLLRATLTGDGVVLGKPAEPVKAGTHLDRALFEKVYTFHGEWTDAFFAEQDRRGEPARFDRSKAPVIMELLHRQLLSPRYIQHSARALFVIGAARPEDRAGLLDAMFDLERADVAARVEKGALPKGALEAHDYVNDVFGG; encoded by the coding sequence ATGATCCGCGCGGACATCCTCGACCAGTTCCCCGACCTGTTCGGCCGCAAGCGCGTCAACGGCCGCGAGCTCGACGTGGACGCGACCATCGAGACGCTCACCCGCGAGCTCGAGCCGGACATCGAGGCCGCGCTGACCGCGCGCGGCGCGCTGCTCCGCTCGCCCGAGCCGGTGGCCACGAAGTACGCGTGGCCGCACTGGAACGAGGCGTTCGAGGATCCCGTGGGCGGGAGCGCCTGGACGTTCCGCCAGATCGTCCAGGGCATGATCGACAACTTCCTCGGCAAGGAGAGCCCGCTGCGCTGGCGGCTCAACGACGAGGTGCCGATCCCCGAGCACGTCCACCCGTCGCGCAACCCGGGCCTGGAGCTGACCGGGCCCTGGCACCCGCTCGACATGGCGTTCAACGCGCTCAACAGCCCGGCGCCGATGAACATGCCGGACTTCGAGGACGCCTCGCCGCCGCACTTCCGCCCCGACGGCGCGCCCGCGCGCGAGCCGGTGGGCGTGTTCGCGGCGCTCAAGAACGCGAAGGATATCTTCGAGGGGCGCTGGTCCGACCGCGCCTACGAGGTCGAGAAGAAGGGGAAGGTCCGCAGCTACCGGATCACGACGCCGCAGGCGAAGTGGCCCACGCGCCTGGCGCGCCCGCCCAGCCTGCACGTGCGCTATGACCACGTCACCGTGGACGGCCGGCCCGCGCCGGGCCTGGTGGTGGTGGCGACGCTCTGGACGCTGAACGGCTACGACCCGCTCACCCGCGTCGGCAGCGGCGCGTACTTCTACATCCCGAAGCTGCAGACGCCGCGCGAGGCGCTCATCGTGGAGCGGCTGCTGTCGCGCCTGGAGGGGATGATCGGCGTGCCCGCCGGCACGCTCAAGGCGAAGATGCTCTACGAGGAGGGGAACGCCGGCCGCCAGCTTCCCGCCATCGTCTGGACGCTGCGGCGGCGGCTGCTCGGCACGAACGTCGGCCGCTGGGACTACCTCGGCAGCCTCATCGAGATGTGGAAGGACGATCCGCAGGGCGTCTTCCCCGACCCGCAGACCGTGGGCATGGCGACGCCCGGGATGCTCGCCTACCAGCGCTACAACGCGCTCCTCATGCTCATGGCCGGCATGAAGGACGGCGAGCTGACCCACGCCGCGCCCATCGGCGGCATGGCCGCGGTGATGATCTACCAGGGCGGCGATCCCTACGGCCGCGCGCGCTACAACCCGCTCGCGCTCCGCGCCATGGTGATCGACAAGCTGCGCGAGCGGTTGCTGGGCCTGTTCTTCGTGCCCGACGCGCCGCTCCGGCCCGGCGAGCTCCCCACGCTCGACGCGATCCTCTCCGGCAAGGTCCGCGGCACGCTCCACGACGCCTACCGGCAGAGCTGGGTGGCGAGCCCGGAGCCCGAGTACGTGGGTGCCGGCAACGGCCCGCTCCGCGCGCGGGTGGGCGCGCTGCAGGAGCTGCTCGACGCGCCGGTGGAGCTGGTGGACGCGGGCGGGAAGCCGGTGCCCACGGTGGCGAGCGGGCTCTCAGACGCCGAGCGGGCCGTGTTCCACGCGCGCGGCCTGGTGGACGCGAACGGGCGCATCACGCCGTTCGTGCTGGCGCGCGAGCACGTGGACGCGCCGGAGAAGCTCCTCGACCGGGCGCGCTGGGAGGCGATCTACCGGGTGCCCGAGGGCGACGTCACCATCGAGCACGTCCAGCACGCGTTCTACATGGCGGCGAACTACGGGTTCCAGATCCTGAACGGCAACTTCGCCGCCGCCATCGACGACTACGAGCTGAAGCTCCGCTTCATGAACGACCTCGCCACCTACCGCATCAACGTGTCCTGGCTGTGGGCGCTCCTGCGTCACCAGGCGCCCGTCACGAAGGACGGCCACCTGCTCCGCGCCACGCTCACCGGGGACGGCGTGGTGCTCGGCAAGCCCGCCGAGCCGGTGAAGGCCGGGACGCACCTCGATCGCGCGCTGTTCGAGAAGGTGTACACGTTCCACGGTGAGTGGACGGACGCGTTCTTCGCCGAGCAGGACCGCCGCGGCGAGCCCGCGCGCTTCGACCGCTCCAAGGCGCCCGTCATCATGGAGCTGCTGCACCGGCAGCTCCTCTCCCCGCGCTACATTCAGCACAGCGCCCGCGCGCTGTTCGTGATCGGCGCCGCCCGCCCCGAGGACCGCGCCGGCCTGCTCGACGCCATGTTCGACCTCGAGCGCGCCGACGTCGCCGCGCGGGTGGAGAAGGGCGCGCTTCCGAAGGGCGCGCTGGAGGCGCACGACTACGTGAACGACGTGTTCGGGGGGTAG
- a CDS encoding SAM-dependent methyltransferase: MDIPRIFNVSESAHRIHNPFTPEKLAALGAALRLEPGTRVLDLGSGSGEMLCTWARDHGIRGTGIDMSQLFTEQARRRAAELGVADRVEFIHGDAAGHVAGEKVGVAACLGATWIGGGVAGTIELLARSLRTGGTILVGEPYWLKMPPTEEVARGCHAASTSDFLLLRDLLASFGNLRYDVVEMVLADPGSWDRYEVAKWLTMRRWLEANAGDDFAKEVRAELTVAPERYATFTREYLGWGVFALMAR; this comes from the coding sequence GTGGACATCCCACGGATCTTCAACGTCAGCGAGAGCGCGCATCGCATCCACAACCCGTTCACGCCGGAGAAGCTCGCCGCGCTCGGCGCGGCGCTCCGGCTGGAGCCGGGGACGCGGGTGCTCGATCTCGGCAGCGGCTCGGGCGAGATGCTGTGCACGTGGGCGCGCGATCACGGGATCCGCGGCACCGGCATCGACATGAGCCAGCTGTTCACCGAGCAGGCGAGGCGCCGCGCCGCCGAACTGGGAGTCGCCGATCGGGTCGAGTTCATCCACGGCGACGCGGCCGGCCACGTCGCCGGCGAGAAGGTCGGTGTGGCAGCGTGTCTCGGCGCCACCTGGATCGGCGGCGGCGTCGCCGGCACCATCGAGCTCCTGGCCAGGAGCCTCCGCACGGGAGGGACCATCCTCGTCGGCGAGCCGTACTGGCTGAAAATGCCGCCGACCGAGGAGGTCGCCAGGGGATGCCACGCCGCCTCCACCTCGGACTTCCTCCTGCTCCGGGACCTCCTCGCGTCCTTCGGCAACCTCCGCTACGACGTGGTCGAGATGGTGCTGGCCGACCCGGGCAGTTGGGACCGGTACGAGGTAGCGAAGTGGCTCACGATGCGCCGATGGCTCGAGGCGAACGCCGGCGATGACTTCGCGAAGGAGGTCCGGGCCGAACTGACCGTCGCGCCCGAGCGCTACGCGACGTTCACCCGCGAATACCTGGGCTGGGGCGTGTTTGCGCTGATGGCGCGGTGA